The following coding sequences lie in one Arachis hypogaea cultivar Tifrunner chromosome 9, arahy.Tifrunner.gnm2.J5K5, whole genome shotgun sequence genomic window:
- the LOC112711186 gene encoding uncharacterized protein, translated as MMVCLSFSSKSRNLLARAFHAGKRFLNPSSGDIVFKAICVNLKHKRWSVLERLSPKLTSSLVSQVVCEFQNSPQLALDFYNWVGGLFPHSLNSCCTLVHVLVKSRRFHEALFLLRNLITEDGTSPLVVLEVLIESYQRCCSSIAAFDSLVRACTQVGATEGAYDVIYNLRSRGCFITIHAWNNFLNHLLQLNEIDRFWNLYRGMGSFGYIENVNTFNLVIYALCKECRLVEAISVLYRMMKGGIFPNVVSFNIIIDTACRIGNLGLSLKLFKRMTMMSGDFVWPNSVTYNCIINGFCKTGKLLLAEEMLHKMAKAGKKPSVRAYATLIDGYARWGSLEEALRLCDVMVERGLVPNNVVYNSILYWLYREGGIEEASLLLSDMIDKHIWPDQYSYAILTKGLCRNGNLTEALKLHSQILEQNLIRDSFSHNILLNYICKRKNMAVAKQLLGNMITRGLAFDVYTYGTMIDGYCKLGNTNDALQVFDWMINMDEKPNLTIYNSVINGLCKMASTDAAEYIVDELRKRRLFDATTFNTLISGYCTAGQIDKVFNLTMEMKSLGISVNRVTYNTLINLLCKCGCEEEAKELMKMMIVQGICPDFVTYTTLVTHFKKCSPDELIALHDYMILKGVVPDHKTYDIIVTPLLLEEG; from the coding sequence ATGATGGTATGTTTGAGCTTTTCATCCAAAAGTCGTAACCTTTTGGCTCGAGCTTTTCATGCTGGTAAGCGTTTCTTAAACCCAAGTTCTGGAGATATTGTTTTCAAAGCTATTTGTGTTAACTTAAAGCATAAGAGATGGAGTGTGTTGGAGCGACTATCCCCTAAGCTCACCAGCTCCTTGGTGAGCCAAGTTGTTTGCGAGTTCCAAAACTCGCCACAGTTGGCTTTAGATTTTTATAACTGGGTTGGAGGGTTGTTCCCTCACTCATTAAATTCCTGTTGCACTTTGGTTCATGTGCTAGTGAAGTCAAGAAGATTTCATGAGGCCCTGTTTCTTCTGAGAAACTTGATTACTGAAGATGGTACTTCTCCATTGGTGGTGTTGGAAGTATTGATAGAGAGTTATCAAAGATGTTGCTCTAGTATTGCGGCTTTTGATTCATTGGTGAGGGCTTGTACTCAGGTTGGGGCTACTGAAGGTGCTTATGATGTCATCTATAATTTAAGGAGCCGTGGTTGTTTCATTACTATTCATGCTTGGAATAATTTCCTAAATCACTTGTTGCAATTGAATGAAATCGATAGGTTTTGGAATTTGTATAGAGGAATGGGTTCTTTTGGTTACATAGAAAATGTGAATACTTTTAATTTGGTTATCTATGCTCTGTGTAAGGAGTGCCGACTAGTGGAAGCTATTTCAGTGTTATATAGGATGATGAAGGGTGGAATTTTCCCCAATGTAGTCTCGTTTAACATAATCATAGACACGGCTTGCAGGATTGGCAACTTGGGTCTTTCCTTGAAACTTTTTAAAAGGATGACTATGATGTCAGGGGATTTTGTTTGGCCCAATTCTGTTACTTACAACTGCATAATCAACGGGTTCTGCAAGACTGGGAAATTATTACTTGCAGAAGAAATGCTTCATAAAATGGCCAAGGCAGGTAAAAAGCCGAGTGTTCGGGCGTATGCTACTTTGATAGATGGGTATGCTAGGTGGGGAAGTCTGGAGGAGGCACTGAGGCTCTGTGATGTAATGGTGGAAAGGGGATTGGTCCCTAATAATGTTGTTTACAATTCGATTTTATACTGGCTTTATCGTGAAGGAGGGATTGAGGAAGCTTCTTTGCTGCTATCTGACATGATTGATAAGCATATATGGCCTGATCAGTACTCATATGCAATCCTTACCAAAGGCCTTTGCAGAAATGGAAATCTGACTGAAGCTCTTAAGCTTCATAGCCAGATTTTAGAACAAAACCTAATACGTGATTCTTTTTCTCACAACATACTTCTTAACTATATATGCAAAAGGAAAAACATGGCAGTAGCTAAGCAACTATTGGGCAACATGATTACCCGTGGCCTTGCTTTTGATGTTTATACATACGGAACTATGATTGATGGATACTGTAAACTAGGTAACACTAACGATGCTCTCCAAGTTTTTGATTGGATGATAAATATGGATGAGAAGCCCAACTTGACAATATACAATTCTGTCATTAATGGTCTGTGTAAAATGGCCTCAACAGATGCTGCAGAATACATAGTTGATGAATTACGAAAGAGAAGATTATTTGATGCAACGACCTTTAATACCTTGATTAGTGGATATTGCACTGCTGGACAGATTGATAAAGTGTTTAATTTGACGATGGAAATGAAGAGCTTGGGAATTTCTGTGAATAGAGTAACATATAATACACTGATAAACCTTCTCTGCAAGTGTGGTTGCGAGGAGGAAGCAAAAGaattgatgaagatgatgattgtCCAGGGTATTTGTCCTGATTTTGTAACATACACTACACTTGTTACTCACTTCAAGAAATGTAGTCCTGATGAGTTGATTGCATTGCATGACTACATGATTCTAAAGGGAGTAGTCCCTGACCATAAAACATATGATATCATTGTAACACCACTTCTTTTAGAAGAAGGATGA